Proteins encoded by one window of Dreissena polymorpha isolate Duluth1 chromosome 11, UMN_Dpol_1.0, whole genome shotgun sequence:
- the LOC127850925 gene encoding adhesion G protein-coupled receptor E1-like, protein MCNVTNTNLCDRTTGSCTCKKGWTGIFCNEDIDDCITTANICPALSTCDNKPGEYSCDCNAGYLKNAFGQCQECQQGRFGTDCSQSCLCDMAHTAECKTNNGSCICELGWTGRTCNEDVKECDNVTTCSAYSTCIEAIGSYECICNIGSKRSLLGNKCLACSDNTYGDRCSLPCPCKTDNTLTPTQSCDHVSGSCLCTAFWKGNTCEEDIDECNADVCADSNAFCHNTLLGYKCFCKKGFVLHETRGLCENVSKLSEGQEALQLQITLNIPDNDINLSVESTFAVYAEKVVSSLRQYWSRFIKGFTVVVNTLRTGSLHVDYTLYYVPSTNTSKAVSNAFVEMVNGIDLEFDGKTVSAVSDGLANSSVVCDVYQVAIGDCGFSMACVVEKGIAKCVQNPMVSTDSIRLIVGVTVSIGLLLLLGIIIAVYALNKRKARTAMKIKQKEAFNNRALQHGDQKVLKLPGVESRRNYGAPDASRYRTWRSLALGLSGSYPNEHDRSATSFKLPRLAQNQKRTNSFN, encoded by the exons ATGTGCAATGTTACAAATACAAATCTGTGCGATCGAACTACTGGGTCATGCACGTGTAAGAAAGGATGGACAGGCATTTTCTGCAACGAAGATATTGACGACTGCATCACAACTGCTAACATTTGCCCGGCGCTTTCAACGTGTGACAACAAGCCAGGTGAATACTCGTGCGATTGCAATGCAGGGTACCTTAAAAACGCTTTCGGACAATGCCAAG AGTGTCAACAAGGTCGCTTTGGAACCGATTGTAGCCAGTCGTGCCTGTGCGATATGGCACACACGGCAGAATGTAAAACGAACAACGGCTCGTGCATTTGTGAACTGGGTTGGACGGGCAGGACGTGCAATGAGGATGTCAAAGAGTGCGACAACGTTACAACGTGTTCTGCTTATTCAACGTGCATTGAAGCAATCGGGAGCTACGAATGCATATGTAACATTGGTTCCAAAAGAAGCTTACTTGGAAACAAATGCCTAG CTTGTTCAGACAACACCTATGGTGACAGATGTTCACTGCCCTGCCCGTGCAAAACAGATAACACACTGACTCCGACCCAGTCATGTGATCATGTCAGTGGGTCGTGTTTGTGTACCGCATTCTGGAAGGGCAACACGTGTGAAGAAGACATCGACGAATGCAACGCCGATGTTTGCGCAGATTCCAATGCATTTTGTCACAATACCTTGCTTGGGTACAAATGTTTCTGCAAGAAAGGTTTTGTTTTACATGAAACAAGAGGATTGTGTGAAAATGTTTCAAAAC TTTCAGAAGGACAAGAGGCTTTGCAACTCCAGATAACATTGAACATTCCCGACAACGACATTAATTTGTCTGTTGAAAGCACCTTTGCAGTGTATGCGGAAAAAGTCGTATCCTCT CTAAGACAATATTGGTCGCGTTTCATCAAGGGCTTTACTGTTGTGGTCAACACTCTCAG GACAGGAAGCTTACACGTAGACTACACACTGTATTACGTCCCTTCTACCAACACATCTAAAGCGGTTTCCAATGCTTTTGTGGAAATGGTAAATGGCATAGATCTAGAATTTGACGGCAAAACTGTATCAGCGGTGTCAG ATGGACTAGCGAATTCGTCAGTGGTGTGCGACGTATACCAAGTTGCTATAGGTGACTGTGGTTTTAGTATGGCTTGTGTTGTTGAAAAAGGAATCGCTAAATGTGTTCAAAATCCAATGGTCTCGACAG ACTCGATCAGACTGATCGTAGGAGTGACGGTATCAATAGGCCTGTTATTACTCCTCGGAATAATAATAGCGGTATACGCCCTGAACAAACGAAAGGCCCGAACTGCAATGAAGATCAAGCAGAAAGAAGCTTTTAACAATAG AGCATTGCAACATGGCGATCAAAAGGTATTGAAGTTGCCAGGTGTCGAGAGTCGTCGAAACTATG GTGCACCAGATGCTTCCAGATATAGGACATGGCGATCCCTGGCACTAGGTTTAAGTGGTAGCTACCCCAACGAACACGACCGA TCTGCGACTTCATTCAAGCTGCCAAGACTCGCTCAGAACCAAAAGCGCACCAATTCTTTCAACTAG